A stretch of Ferribacterium limneticum DNA encodes these proteins:
- the tgt gene encoding tRNA guanosine(34) transglycosylase Tgt, with protein sequence MQFELLKTDGAARRGTLTLTHGVIQTPVFMPVGTYGTVKAMTPQSLNDIGAQICLGNTFHLWLRPGLEVIAAHKGLHDFMNWQKPILTDSGGFQVFSLGAMRKITEEGVKFSSPHDGAKLFLTPEISMQIQKVLNSDIVMIFDECTPYPATHEEAAKSMRMSMRWAQRSRDEHNKLENGNALFGIVQGGMYEELRDESVAGLCDIGFDGMAIGGLSVGEPKEDMARILAHTAPKLPTHKPRYLMGVGTPEDLVYSVKAGIDMFDCVMPTRNARNGHLFTRFGDVKIKNARYKMDTGALDPSCSCYTCTQFTRAYLHHLFRNGEILGGMLNTIHNLHFYQTIMAEMRAAIEAERFTEWAAGFARDRSSGQ encoded by the coding sequence ATGCAATTTGAACTCCTGAAAACCGACGGCGCCGCCCGGCGCGGTACGCTGACCCTGACCCACGGCGTCATCCAGACCCCCGTCTTCATGCCGGTCGGCACCTACGGCACGGTCAAGGCGATGACGCCGCAGTCGCTGAACGACATCGGCGCCCAGATCTGCCTCGGCAACACCTTCCACCTCTGGCTGCGCCCCGGGCTCGAAGTCATTGCCGCCCACAAGGGCCTGCATGACTTCATGAACTGGCAGAAGCCCATCCTGACCGATTCCGGCGGCTTCCAGGTTTTCTCCCTCGGCGCCATGCGCAAGATCACCGAGGAAGGCGTCAAATTCTCGTCGCCGCACGATGGCGCCAAGCTCTTCCTGACGCCGGAAATTTCGATGCAGATTCAGAAGGTGCTGAATTCCGACATCGTGATGATCTTCGACGAATGCACGCCCTACCCGGCGACACACGAAGAAGCGGCCAAGTCGATGCGAATGAGCATGCGCTGGGCTCAACGTTCGCGTGACGAGCACAACAAGCTCGAAAACGGCAACGCGCTGTTCGGCATCGTCCAGGGCGGCATGTACGAAGAGCTGCGCGACGAATCGGTGGCCGGCCTTTGTGACATCGGCTTTGACGGCATGGCCATCGGTGGTCTGTCGGTCGGCGAACCCAAGGAAGACATGGCGCGCATCCTGGCCCATACCGCGCCTAAGCTGCCAACCCACAAGCCGCGCTACCTGATGGGCGTCGGCACGCCGGAAGACCTGGTGTACTCGGTCAAGGCCGGCATCGACATGTTCGACTGCGTGATGCCGACGCGCAACGCCCGCAACGGCCACCTGTTCACCCGCTTCGGCGACGTCAAGATCAAGAATGCCCGTTACAAGATGGATACCGGAGCGCTCGATCCGTCGTGCTCGTGCTACACCTGCACGCAGTTCACCCGGGCCTATCTGCACCACCTGTTCCGCAATGGCGAGATTCTCGGCGGCATGCTGAACACCATCCACAACCTGCATTTCTACCAGACCATCATGGCCGAAATGCGCGCCGCCATCGAGGCTGAACGCTTCACCGAATGGGCCGCCGGCTTTGCCCGCGACCGTTCCTCAGGCCAGTGA
- a CDS encoding TolC family protein gives MRSIFSIAPLVIGSLLGCLAVPLAQAATPLAAAFAQAWQRQPAALAEGERTRAVNAQAEAANRWTPAPANLELGLRSDRFNRNQGASEVDIGLAVPLWLPGERSGAQALAAAAEGALAGRQAALRLQLAQALREAWWQWQLSQNEAVLAKGREAAARRLRDDVARRFQAGDLARADLNQAEGALALAQAAQAEAHSGAALARYRLESLTGAPATEDAPVAEPEPLAPAVEHPELRDLQGRGELARRNAELARVQSRANPELTVATRRDRPASGELAEQTWAVGVRIPFGGGPRHDARVALANAEAIEAAAMLERERERLVRAAALAQVQVDAARAQLAAAEQRARVAGENRGFYDKSFRLGESDLPTRLRIETEAVEAERALMRARIALAQGISQWRQSLGLLPE, from the coding sequence ATGCGAAGCATTTTCAGCATCGCACCCCTTGTCATCGGCAGCCTGCTCGGCTGCCTGGCCGTGCCGTTGGCGCAGGCTGCAACGCCCTTGGCTGCGGCTTTTGCCCAGGCCTGGCAGCGCCAGCCGGCTGCCCTGGCGGAAGGCGAGCGGACGCGTGCCGTCAACGCCCAGGCCGAGGCCGCCAATCGGTGGACGCCAGCCCCCGCCAATCTGGAATTGGGCCTGCGCAGCGATCGCTTCAACCGTAACCAGGGGGCCAGCGAGGTTGATATCGGCCTGGCCGTTCCGCTCTGGTTGCCTGGCGAACGTAGCGGTGCGCAGGCCTTGGCGGCGGCGGCCGAAGGCGCGCTGGCCGGGCGACAAGCCGCCTTGCGCCTGCAACTGGCGCAGGCGCTGCGCGAAGCCTGGTGGCAGTGGCAACTGAGCCAGAACGAGGCCGTCCTGGCCAAAGGCCGTGAGGCGGCGGCACGGCGTTTGCGCGACGACGTTGCCCGCCGTTTTCAAGCCGGCGACCTGGCGCGCGCCGATCTCAACCAGGCCGAAGGCGCCCTGGCCCTGGCCCAGGCAGCGCAGGCCGAAGCCCACTCCGGCGCGGCGCTGGCCCGTTACCGGCTGGAAAGCCTGACTGGCGCGCCGGCAACGGAGGATGCGCCGGTCGCCGAACCGGAACCGTTGGCGCCGGCTGTTGAACACCCCGAACTGCGCGATCTGCAAGGGCGTGGCGAGTTGGCGCGGCGCAACGCCGAACTGGCGCGGGTGCAGAGCCGGGCCAATCCTGAATTGACCGTCGCCACCCGGCGCGATCGGCCGGCCAGCGGCGAGTTGGCTGAGCAGACCTGGGCCGTTGGCGTGCGCATCCCCTTCGGTGGCGGGCCGCGTCACGATGCACGTGTCGCCCTGGCCAATGCCGAGGCCATCGAAGCGGCGGCGATGCTGGAGCGCGAACGCGAGCGCCTGGTGCGTGCGGCGGCGCTGGCGCAGGTGCAGGTCGATGCAGCGCGGGCGCAACTGGCGGCGGCCGAACAACGGGCCCGGGTGGCGGGTGAAAACCGCGGGTTCTACGACAAATCCTTCCGCCTGGGCGAGAGCGACCTGCCGACCCGTTTGCGTATCGAAACCGAGGCGGTCGAGGCCGAGCGTGCGTTGATGCGCGCCCGCATTGCACTGGCGCAGGGTATTTCGCAGTGGCGGCAAAGCCTGGGGCTGTTACCGGAATGA
- a CDS encoding efflux RND transporter periplasmic adaptor subunit, protein MKRQLCVLGLLATLVTATFAHEGHDHDEAGKKPLAVGNQAQRLADGTLFIPKSAQRGMGVLTLKAASETVARSLELPGRVIMDPHLGGRVQAMQPGRIEPAGPHGLPAAGSRVKKGEVLAWVVPASGAIERANQAATLAELKAGLGLAEKRLARLRDLADTVPKKDIDTAETEVLSLKGRIAAVGGGLSGREALVAPVGGVLAASNAVVGQVVEPKELIFEVIDPDGLHVEATAFDPIPLDQIAAATVAVGDQVVPLSYVGAPRRLREQALPLIFENHAAGAGLALPLGQPVKVQVKLKSTVQGLPLPASALVRNTANQVVVWVKTAPENFAARAIRSEPLDGRRVLVTGGLQAGERVVVQGASLVAQIR, encoded by the coding sequence ATGAAACGACAGCTATGCGTACTTGGCCTGTTGGCCACGCTCGTTACAGCAACTTTTGCACACGAGGGGCACGATCATGACGAGGCCGGCAAAAAGCCGCTGGCCGTCGGCAACCAGGCGCAGCGCCTGGCGGACGGGACGCTGTTCATTCCCAAGTCGGCGCAGCGCGGCATGGGCGTGTTGACCCTCAAGGCGGCCAGCGAGACGGTTGCCCGCTCTCTGGAACTGCCCGGCCGCGTGATCATGGACCCGCACCTTGGCGGCCGGGTTCAGGCCATGCAGCCCGGGCGCATCGAACCGGCCGGGCCGCACGGTTTGCCGGCGGCCGGCAGCCGGGTGAAGAAGGGCGAGGTGCTGGCCTGGGTGGTGCCGGCGTCCGGCGCCATCGAACGGGCCAACCAGGCGGCCACGCTGGCTGAGCTGAAAGCCGGGCTGGGTTTGGCCGAGAAGCGCCTGGCCCGCCTGCGCGACCTGGCCGATACGGTGCCGAAGAAAGATATCGACACGGCTGAAACCGAGGTGCTCAGCCTGAAAGGGCGGATCGCCGCAGTCGGTGGCGGTCTGTCCGGACGCGAGGCGCTGGTGGCGCCGGTCGGCGGTGTGCTGGCGGCGAGCAATGCGGTCGTTGGTCAGGTGGTCGAGCCCAAGGAGCTGATTTTCGAGGTTATCGATCCGGATGGCCTGCATGTCGAAGCGACCGCCTTCGATCCCATCCCGCTCGACCAGATTGCCGCAGCGACGGTGGCGGTCGGCGACCAGGTCGTGCCGCTGAGCTACGTCGGGGCGCCGCGCCGCTTGCGGGAACAGGCTTTGCCGCTGATTTTCGAGAACCACGCCGCCGGGGCAGGCCTGGCCTTGCCCTTGGGCCAGCCGGTCAAGGTGCAGGTCAAGCTGAAGTCCACCGTGCAGGGCCTGCCGCTGCCGGCCAGTGCGCTGGTGCGCAATACCGCCAATCAGGTCGTGGTCTGGGTCAAGACGGCGCCGGAAAATTTTGCGGCGCGGGCGATCCGCAGCGAGCCGCTGGACGGCAGGCGCGTGCTGGTTACCGGTGGTTTGCAGGCCGGCGAGCGGGTGGTGGTGCAGGGCGCCAGCCTGGTCGCGCAGATTCGTTAG